Proteins encoded within one genomic window of Elstera cyanobacteriorum:
- a CDS encoding glycosyltransferase family 2 protein — protein MARQPVSALVVAHNEETQLDACLATLGFADEIIVVLDKCTDGSEAIARRYTDRIIAGSWPLEGPRRRAGIDACAHPWVLEIDADERVTPELAAELLRFLETPPQGYALVPIRNFIGGREIVYGWGAYNGVGAKPILFHKDAKDWGDQPVHPKIVLRGTRTRFSEGLIHYVDKDFADTLQRLNRYTSAHALDLVDSGDIGTLGGNLRRMVTRFVKAYVQRKGYKEGATGLLLGIFAALYPILSYLKAREILERREGSAKPPDLYPSG, from the coding sequence ATGGCGCGGCAGCCCGTCTCGGCCCTCGTTGTCGCGCATAACGAGGAAACCCAGTTAGACGCCTGCCTCGCCACCTTGGGCTTCGCCGACGAGATCATCGTGGTCCTGGATAAATGCACCGATGGGTCGGAGGCGATTGCCCGCCGCTATACGGACCGGATTATCGCGGGGTCTTGGCCGCTTGAAGGCCCCCGCCGCCGGGCTGGTATCGACGCCTGCGCCCATCCTTGGGTTTTGGAAATCGACGCCGACGAACGGGTAACACCCGAGCTTGCCGCCGAACTTCTGCGCTTCCTAGAAACCCCACCGCAGGGGTACGCGCTGGTGCCGATCCGCAATTTCATCGGCGGGCGCGAGATTGTGTATGGCTGGGGCGCCTATAATGGCGTCGGCGCCAAACCGATCCTGTTCCATAAGGACGCAAAAGACTGGGGCGATCAGCCCGTCCACCCCAAGATCGTCCTGCGCGGCACCCGCACGCGGTTTTCCGAAGGGCTCATTCATTACGTCGATAAAGACTTCGCCGATACGCTCCAACGCCTCAACCGTTACACCAGCGCCCATGCGCTCGATCTCGTGGACAGCGGCGACATCGGCACTCTTGGCGGCAATCTGCGGCGAATGGTAACGCGCTTCGTCAAGGCCTATGTGCAGCGCAAGGGCTATAAGGAGGGCGCCACAGGCCTGCTGCTCGGCATTTTCGCGGCGCTCTATCCGATCCTCTCGTATCTCAAGGCACGGGAGATTTTAGAGCGGCGGGAGGGAAGCGCTAAGCCACCCGACCTATATCCGTCTGGTTAA
- a CDS encoding type II toxin-antitoxin system VapC family toxin — MVIDTSAIIAILLGEPEAPELARAIEDGSPRLLSAANLLETSMVIEARKGDAAGRELDLLLYRAGIDVVPVDQEQAEIARVAWRRYGKGRHPANLNFGDCFAYALAKTTGLPLLFKGDDFNQTDIGRVA, encoded by the coding sequence ATGGTGATCGATACCTCGGCCATTATTGCGATTTTGCTGGGGGAGCCTGAGGCGCCAGAGTTGGCCCGCGCTATCGAAGACGGCTCGCCCCGCCTGCTATCGGCGGCAAATCTGCTGGAAACGTCAATGGTGATTGAAGCCCGTAAGGGCGACGCCGCAGGCCGGGAGTTGGACCTATTGCTCTATCGCGCTGGCATTGATGTGGTGCCGGTCGATCAGGAACAGGCTGAAATCGCTCGGGTCGCTTGGCGGCGTTATGGCAAAGGACGGCATCCGGCCAACCTGAACTTTGGTGATTGTTTTGCCTATGCTTTGGCCAAAACAACGGGCTTACCCCTACTCTTTAAGGGCGATGATTTTAACCAGACGGATATAGGTCGGGTGGCTTAG
- a CDS encoding GNAT family N-acetyltransferase, which yields MDLSPVTLRGRRVTLVPLTADHGPALAAAIGTDPVFRYFGGLPAADSAAVPAFLAVAEAMVAAQTAVPFCTLDAATGAPIGSSRIAMIDPQHRRGEIGWTFLIPRYQRSGTNREAKYLMLRHAFETMGFNRIQISTHHENIQSQTAIAALGAVKEGVLRNHIIMGDGSNRHTVVFSIVPDEWPAIKARLEAQLYPDGDIPA from the coding sequence ATGGACCTTTCCCCCGTTACCCTGCGCGGGCGGCGCGTTACCCTCGTGCCGCTCACCGCCGATCACGGCCCGGCGCTGGCCGCCGCCATCGGCACCGATCCGGTTTTCCGCTATTTCGGCGGCCTTCCGGCGGCGGATAGCGCGGCGGTGCCAGCGTTTCTGGCCGTTGCCGAGGCGATGGTTGCCGCCCAGACTGCCGTGCCTTTCTGCACGCTGGATGCGGCGACCGGCGCGCCCATCGGCTCCAGCCGGATCGCCATGATCGACCCGCAGCACCGCCGGGGGGAGATTGGGTGGACCTTCCTGATCCCGCGCTATCAGCGCAGCGGCACCAACCGGGAAGCCAAATATCTGATGCTGCGCCATGCCTTCGAAACGATGGGCTTTAATCGCATTCAGATCAGCACCCACCACGAAAATATCCAGTCGCAAACCGCCATCGCCGCCTTGGGGGCGGTGAAGGAAGGTGTGTTGCGCAATCACATCATCATGGGCGACGGCTCGAACCGCCATACGGTGGTTTTCTCGATTGTGCCGGACGAATGGCCCGCGATCAAAGCGCGCCTCGAAGCGCAACTTTATCCCGATGGAGATATCCCCGCATGA
- a CDS encoding type II toxin-antitoxin system VapB family antitoxin, which yields MPLNIKDPTTEHYVRALAAATGEGVTLAVRKAAQERLQRINRDRTGRLTAELLEIGRRCAALPDLDSRSADEIIGYDEHGVPRAW from the coding sequence ATGCCGCTGAACATCAAAGATCCGACGACGGAACATTATGTCCGGGCCCTTGCTGCGGCGACAGGCGAAGGGGTGACTTTGGCGGTTCGGAAGGCGGCGCAGGAGCGTTTGCAACGGATTAACCGTGACCGCACAGGCCGATTGACGGCGGAACTGTTGGAAATTGGGCGGCGTTGCGCCGCCTTGCCTGATCTTGATAGTCGTAGCGCCGATGAGATCATTGGATATGACGAGCACGGCGTTCCGCGCGCATGGTGA
- a CDS encoding alanyl-tRNA editing protein → MTETLTAAVPATEDLFRADAYAVTTTATVLAVLAGEAGAEIILDRTLFYPMGGGQPGDTGVILAPDGTECVITDTRKGIQPGTIAHRAASAGTLAPGQTVTLRLDWPRRHKLMRMHTCLHLLSAVIPAGVTGGQVGEDKGRLDFDIGELVLDRDAIEAQLNALIAADHPVGQRAITDAELDANPGLVKTMSVQPPRGAGIVRLIEIPGVDLQPCGGTHVARTGEIGPVRIEKIENKGKRNRRVVLAFAEG, encoded by the coding sequence ATGACCGAGACACTCACCGCCGCCGTGCCTGCCACCGAGGATTTATTCCGCGCCGATGCTTACGCGGTCACGACGACCGCAACGGTGCTGGCGGTTTTGGCGGGCGAGGCGGGGGCGGAGATTATCCTCGATCGCACCCTCTTCTACCCGATGGGCGGCGGCCAGCCGGGCGATACGGGCGTCATTCTTGCCCCTGACGGGACGGAGTGTGTCATCACCGATACCCGCAAGGGCATCCAGCCGGGGACAATCGCCCATCGGGCAGCCTCGGCGGGAACGCTGGCGCCGGGGCAGACGGTGACCCTGCGGCTCGATTGGCCGCGCCGTCATAAGCTGATGCGCATGCACACCTGCCTGCATCTTCTCTCCGCCGTCATCCCGGCTGGGGTAACGGGCGGGCAGGTTGGGGAGGATAAGGGGCGGCTGGATTTTGATATTGGCGAGCTGGTGCTGGACCGCGACGCCATCGAAGCCCAGCTCAACGCCCTGATTGCCGCCGATCACCCGGTGGGGCAGCGCGCGATCACCGATGCCGAACTGGACGCCAATCCGGGCCTTGTCAAAACCATGTCCGTCCAGCCGCCGCGCGGCGCGGGGATCGTGCGGCTGATCGAGATTCCGGGCGTCGATCTTCAGCCCTGCGGCGGCACCCATGTTGCCCGCACGGGGGAAATCGGCCCGGTGCGGATCGAGAAAATCGAGAATAAGGGCAAGCGCAACCGCCGGGTCGTGCTGGCGTTTGCCGAAGGATAA
- a CDS encoding acyl carrier protein, producing MADVKNWQELSRAIVKLIRDQYGIDEAILKRTAVLETDIGLTIDQVEAILDYISETFAIRFPPGTLNEVLKMEELCLLSCWLKGFYKQPTFISEGFAGACRAINPAAQ from the coding sequence ATGGCCGACGTCAAAAACTGGCAAGAACTCAGCCGCGCCATCGTGAAACTGATTCGCGATCAATATGGTATCGACGAGGCTATTCTAAAGCGCACCGCCGTGCTGGAAACCGATATCGGCCTGACCATCGATCAGGTCGAAGCGATTTTGGATTATATCAGCGAAACCTTCGCCATCCGTTTTCCGCCCGGCACACTAAACGAAGTGCTGAAGATGGAAGAACTCTGCCTGCTCTCCTGCTGGCTAAAGGGCTTCTACAAGCAACCGACTTTTATTTCCGAAGGCTTTGCCGGGGCCTGCCGCGCCATCAACCCTGCGGCGCAATAG
- a CDS encoding PhzF family phenazine biosynthesis protein — protein sequence MSLTLPFFQVDAFTAERFRGNPAAIVAEADPLTEAQMLAIAAENNLSETAYLRRRQGTAAEYDIRWFTPVMEMDLCGHATLASAAVVLERLEPRAERVIFHGQRGPLRVDKITLPNDAPGYQLDFPRDPLQPVDNPALLAAITAAIGVEPLGLLGTGRAVALLPDAASVEALTPDLARVAGLEPSWLAVTAPGDGAHGDVDFVSRLFAPREGIPEDPVTGSLHCMLMPYWAGRLGRPKLRARQLSARRGDLWLDDTGTRTLIAGSAVFVIEGRISI from the coding sequence ATGTCGCTGACACTGCCCTTTTTTCAGGTCGATGCTTTCACTGCCGAACGGTTTCGCGGCAATCCCGCCGCCATTGTGGCCGAGGCCGACCCGTTAACCGAGGCCCAGATGCTGGCGATTGCGGCGGAAAATAATCTGTCGGAAACCGCCTATCTTCGGCGGCGGCAAGGGACGGCAGCAGAATACGATATTCGCTGGTTCACGCCGGTGATGGAGATGGACCTTTGCGGCCACGCCACCCTCGCCAGCGCGGCGGTGGTGCTGGAACGGTTGGAGCCAAGGGCGGAACGGGTGATATTCCACGGCCAGCGCGGCCCGTTGCGTGTGGATAAAATAACCTTACCAAACGACGCGCCCGGCTATCAGCTCGATTTTCCGCGCGATCCGCTTCAGCCGGTCGATAATCCGGCGTTGCTGGCGGCGATAACGGCGGCGATTGGCGTTGAACCCTTAGGCTTGCTGGGTACAGGGCGCGCGGTGGCGCTGCTGCCCGATGCCGCCAGTGTCGAAGCGCTCACCCCCGATCTCGCCCGGGTAGCGGGGCTGGAGCCGTCGTGGCTCGCCGTCACCGCGCCGGGTGACGGGGCGCATGGCGATGTCGATTTCGTCAGCCGACTATTCGCGCCGCGCGAAGGCATTCCCGAAGACCCGGTCACAGGCTCCCTGCACTGTATGCTGATGCCCTATTGGGCGGGACGCTTGGGCCGCCCCAAATTGCGCGCCCGCCAACTCAGCGCCCGGCGCGGCGACCTATGGCTGGATGACACTGGTACCCGCACCCTCATCGCTGGGTCGGCGGTGTTTGTGATCGAGGGGCGGATTTCGATCTAA
- a CDS encoding NADH:flavin oxidoreductase/NADH oxidase, which translates to MVSTPASPLLFTPLALGPLTIDNRVIVAPMCQYSAIDGVAQPWHQQHLGGFAASNAGLIILEATGVTNAGRISPYCLALETDAQEAALTKLLADIRTYSQVPFGIQLAHAGRKASTGYPWEGGKPLAPGVNGGWQPVGPTDEPFTADGPAPHALTEAEIAATVAAFVEAAKRADRAGFDLVEIHGAHGYLIHQFLSPLVNKRTDRYGGSLENRMRLALEVAEAVRAVWPKHKSLGIRLSATDWVDGGWSVEETAILSQKLEAIGLDFIHITSGGVVGSAKIPVGPNYQVPAADAIKKAVSIPVIAVGMIVTGPQAEAILQQGKADAIAIARAFLDDPRWVWRAAEALGVDLRLDGRYQRATGKTWPGAALKNAPLAVAAE; encoded by the coding sequence ATGGTTTCGACTCCCGCGTCGCCGCTGCTCTTCACCCCGCTGGCCCTTGGGCCCTTGACGATTGATAATCGCGTCATCGTTGCCCCCATGTGCCAGTATAGCGCCATAGACGGCGTAGCCCAGCCGTGGCATCAGCAGCATTTGGGCGGTTTCGCCGCCTCCAACGCCGGACTGATCATTCTGGAAGCGACCGGCGTGACCAATGCGGGCCGCATCTCCCCCTACTGCCTTGCGCTGGAGACCGACGCCCAGGAAGCCGCGCTGACCAAGCTGCTGGCCGATATTCGCACCTATAGTCAGGTTCCCTTCGGCATTCAGTTGGCCCATGCCGGGCGCAAAGCCTCCACCGGCTATCCTTGGGAAGGCGGCAAGCCGCTGGCGCCGGGCGTCAACGGTGGCTGGCAGCCGGTCGGCCCGACCGACGAACCCTTCACCGCCGATGGCCCAGCGCCCCATGCACTGACCGAGGCGGAGATTGCCGCAACGGTCGCCGCCTTCGTCGAGGCCGCCAAGCGCGCCGACCGCGCCGGGTTTGATCTTGTGGAAATCCACGGCGCGCACGGCTATCTGATCCATCAATTCCTGTCGCCGCTGGTCAATAAGCGCACCGACCGTTACGGCGGTTCGTTGGAAAACCGTATGCGGCTGGCGCTGGAAGTCGCCGAAGCCGTGCGCGCCGTCTGGCCGAAGCACAAGAGCCTTGGCATCCGCCTGTCGGCCACCGATTGGGTGGATGGCGGCTGGTCGGTCGAAGAAACCGCCATCCTGTCGCAGAAGCTGGAAGCCATCGGGCTGGATTTTATCCATATCACCTCGGGCGGTGTCGTGGGGTCCGCGAAAATCCCGGTCGGCCCGAACTATCAGGTGCCCGCCGCCGACGCCATCAAGAAGGCCGTCTCGATCCCCGTCATCGCCGTCGGCATGATCGTGACCGGCCCGCAGGCGGAAGCGATTCTTCAGCAAGGCAAGGCCGACGCGATCGCCATCGCCCGCGCCTTCCTCGACGATCCGCGCTGGGTGTGGCGCGCCGCCGAGGCCCTGGGGGTTGACCTACGCCTCGATGGGCGCTACCAGCGCGCCACGGGTAAAACTTGGCCGGGCGCGGCGTTGAAGAACGCCCCGCTTGCCGTTGCAGCGGAATAG
- a CDS encoding DNA polymerase III subunit gamma/tau gives MSESKAPEYRVLARKYRPQTFADMIGQEALVRTLTNAIQSGRLAHAFMLTGVRGVGKTTSARIVARALNCIGADGTGGPTPEPCGVCDPCVAIAADRHPDVIEMDAASRTGVDDIREIIDGVRYKPISARYKIYIIDEVHMLSKNAFNALLKTLEEPPDHTKFLFATTEIRKVPITVLSRCQRFDLRRIEPEVLAAHFTRVAGLEKVTLTPEAAALIGRAADGSARDGMSLLDQAIALSSGGTVEAETVRAMLGLADRLLVYDLFGKVMAGAIAEGLALYEDMHRAGADASQVLQDLMGLCHTVTRLKVAPGALESAAETERRAAGDLAGSLSVAALTRAWQILLKGAQEVHAAPDPRAALEMVLIRLAYVTDLPSPADLIRRLTQEGAPAVGGPAPSGGGAGPRLAMIAGGGAVAVAQAAPVSVGLPQPTSFEEVVALVEAKKDLSLRTHLMNDVRLVSFEVGKIDLMPLERAPRDLAAKLSGCLQDWTGRRWMVALTASGGGQTLREQEQTEAAARRDRLARHPLVQQIAKTLGGTVEEMIVTPRQGFLPAAPQAPLDPDAEGLDETGDFVVDDADFLDHTF, from the coding sequence ATGAGTGAGAGCAAAGCCCCCGAATATCGGGTTCTGGCCCGAAAATACCGCCCGCAGACCTTCGCCGATATGATCGGGCAGGAAGCGTTGGTGCGCACCCTGACCAATGCCATTCAGTCGGGCCGCTTGGCGCATGCCTTCATGCTGACCGGCGTGCGCGGGGTGGGGAAGACCACCTCCGCCCGTATCGTGGCGCGGGCGCTGAACTGCATTGGTGCCGATGGCACGGGCGGGCCGACGCCGGAGCCGTGCGGCGTGTGCGATCCCTGCGTCGCCATCGCCGCCGACCGCCACCCCGACGTGATCGAAATGGACGCTGCCAGCCGCACCGGCGTCGATGACATCCGCGAGATTATCGACGGCGTGCGCTATAAGCCGATATCGGCGCGCTATAAGATCTACATTATCGACGAAGTGCATATGCTCTCCAAAAACGCCTTCAACGCGCTGTTGAAGACGCTGGAAGAGCCGCCCGACCATACGAAGTTCCTCTTCGCCACCACAGAAATCCGCAAAGTGCCGATCACGGTGCTGTCGCGCTGCCAGCGCTTCGATCTGCGCCGCATCGAACCCGAAGTGCTGGCCGCCCATTTCACCCGTGTCGCCGGGCTGGAAAAGGTAACGCTGACGCCGGAAGCCGCGGCCTTGATCGGGCGGGCGGCGGACGGGTCGGCGCGCGACGGCATGTCGCTGCTCGATCAGGCCATTGCCCTCTCGTCGGGCGGCACGGTCGAAGCTGAAACTGTCCGCGCAATGCTGGGCTTGGCGGATCGGCTGCTGGTGTATGATCTGTTCGGCAAGGTGATGGCCGGGGCAATCGCCGAAGGGCTGGCCCTCTACGAAGACATGCACCGCGCCGGGGCTGATGCCAGCCAAGTATTGCAAGATCTGATGGGGCTGTGCCACACGGTCACCCGCCTGAAAGTCGCGCCGGGGGCGCTGGAAAGCGCGGCGGAAACCGAGCGGCGCGCGGCGGGGGATCTCGCGGGCAGCCTGTCGGTCGCGGCGCTCACCCGGGCGTGGCAGATTTTGTTGAAGGGCGCGCAGGAAGTTCACGCCGCCCCCGATCCGCGTGCCGCGCTGGAAATGGTGCTGATCCGCCTTGCCTATGTGACGGACCTGCCGAGCCCGGCGGACTTAATCCGGCGCTTGACCCAGGAGGGTGCCCCCGCCGTTGGCGGCCCGGCACCCAGTGGCGGCGGGGCCGGGCCACGTCTCGCGATGATCGCGGGCGGCGGGGCGGTGGCGGTGGCACAGGCGGCGCCTGTTTCCGTCGGTCTGCCGCAGCCGACGAGTTTCGAGGAGGTGGTCGCCCTCGTCGAAGCCAAGAAAGACCTGTCGCTGCGCACCCATTTGATGAACGACGTGCGCCTCGTGTCCTTCGAGGTTGGCAAGATCGACCTGATGCCCTTGGAACGGGCGCCGCGCGACCTCGCCGCCAAACTCTCAGGCTGTTTGCAGGACTGGACTGGGCGGCGCTGGATGGTCGCGCTGACCGCCAGCGGCGGCGGCCAAACCCTGCGCGAACAGGAACAGACGGAAGCGGCGGCGCGGCGCGACCGCCTCGCCCGGCACCCGCTGGTGCAGCAGATCGCCAAGACCCTGGGCGGCACGGTGGAGGAGATGATCGTCACCCCCCGCCAGGGCTTTCTGCCCGCCGCCCCGCAGGCCCCGCTCGACCCCGATGCCGAAGGGCTTGACGAGACCGGCGATTTCGTTGTCGATGACGCCGATTTCCTGGATCACACCTTCTAA
- the recR gene encoding recombination mediator RecR: protein MTDATPLDGLIALLARLPGLGPRSARRAALHLLKRRDALMLPLAEALAETARSVKTCTTCGTLDLTDPCRICSDDTRAEGPLCIVEQVGDLWAIERTGSFKGRYHVLGGTLSALEGVGPDALGIPKLIARVQQAGTGEIILALNATLEGQTTAYYLTEALADTGAKLTRLAHGVPVGGELDYLDEGTLMAAFSARRSVE from the coding sequence ATGACCGATGCTACGCCGCTCGATGGGCTGATTGCTCTGCTAGCGCGTCTACCGGGGCTGGGGCCGCGGTCGGCGCGACGGGCGGCGCTGCATCTCTTGAAGCGCCGCGACGCGCTGATGCTGCCCTTGGCCGAGGCGCTGGCGGAAACCGCCCGGAGCGTGAAAACCTGCACCACCTGCGGCACGCTCGACCTTACCGACCCTTGCCGGATTTGCAGCGACGATACCCGTGCCGAAGGGCCGCTGTGTATCGTGGAGCAGGTGGGCGACCTTTGGGCGATTGAACGCACCGGCAGTTTCAAGGGCCGCTATCACGTGCTCGGCGGCACCCTCTCGGCGCTCGAAGGCGTCGGGCCGGACGCGCTCGGTATTCCCAAACTGATCGCGCGGGTCCAGCAGGCGGGAACGGGGGAGATTATCCTGGCGCTGAACGCCACCCTTGAGGGGCAAACCACCGCCTATTACCTCACCGAAGCCTTGGCCGACACGGGCGCAAAACTCACCCGCCTCGCCCACGGTGTCCCGGTGGGTGGGGAGCTGGATTATCTTGACGAAGGTACGCTCATGGCGGCCTTTTCGGCCCGGCGGAGTGTGGAGTAG
- a CDS encoding PhzF family phenazine biosynthesis protein translates to MSWTLPFYQVDAFHPQRYRGNPAAIVLLTEALSDADMQTIAAENNLSETAYIRRRPGAAVDYDIRWFAPALEVQLCGHATLASAAVVLERLEPGATRVTFQSLSGPLYVDKVALADGTPGYQLDFPRDVPDVLTDAALVAQVAEAFGVEVLGLLNSPTAAYRLIALVRDAATVENAAPDLTKVKAIPYRSLSLTAAGDGAHADVDFVSRMFAPRAGISEDPVTGSLHCILTPYWANRLGKTKLRARQLSARRGELTVEDTGTRTLIAGAATFVIEGQITV, encoded by the coding sequence ATGAGCTGGACGCTGCCCTTCTATCAGGTCGATGCCTTTCATCCGCAGCGCTATCGCGGTAATCCGGCGGCGATTGTCCTGCTGACGGAGGCTTTGAGCGACGCCGACATGCAGACAATCGCGGCGGAAAACAACCTATCGGAAACCGCCTATATCCGCCGTCGTCCGGGCGCGGCGGTGGACTATGACATCCGCTGGTTCGCCCCAGCGCTGGAAGTGCAGCTCTGCGGTCACGCCACCCTTGCCAGTGCGGCGGTGGTGCTGGAGCGGCTGGAGCCGGGGGCGACGCGCGTCACCTTCCAAAGCCTCAGCGGGCCGCTCTATGTCGATAAGGTCGCGCTCGCCGATGGCACGCCCGGCTATCAATTGGATTTCCCGCGCGACGTGCCGGATGTCCTCACCGACGCGGCCTTGGTGGCCCAGGTTGCCGAGGCGTTTGGGGTAGAGGTGCTCGGTCTGCTGAATAGCCCAACAGCCGCCTATCGGCTGATTGCCCTGGTCCGCGATGCGGCAACGGTGGAAAACGCAGCCCCCGATCTGACCAAGGTGAAGGCTATCCCCTATCGCTCGCTGTCCCTGACGGCGGCGGGGGATGGCGCGCATGCGGATGTGGATTTTGTCTCCCGCATGTTTGCGCCGCGCGCGGGGATCAGCGAAGATCCGGTGACCGGCTCGCTGCACTGTATCCTCACCCCCTATTGGGCGAACAGGCTGGGGAAGACCAAGCTGCGTGCCCGGCAACTCAGCGCCCGGCGCGGCGAATTGACGGTGGAAGATACCGGCACCCGCACGCTGATTGCCGGGGCGGCAACCTTCGTGATCGAAGGGCAGATCACCGTTTAG
- a CDS encoding YbaB/EbfC family nucleoid-associated protein gives MKNFGQMMKQAQQMQTKMAEMQAKMESTEVDGQSGGGMVKVRVNGKGDLKKISIDKSLCDPNEVEMLEDLIMAAVNDAKAKTEAMAAEQMASLTGGLKLPPGLKLPF, from the coding sequence ATGAAGAATTTCGGGCAGATGATGAAGCAGGCCCAGCAGATGCAGACCAAAATGGCCGAAATGCAGGCCAAGATGGAAAGCACCGAGGTTGACGGCCAAAGCGGCGGCGGCATGGTCAAGGTCCGCGTCAACGGTAAGGGCGACCTGAAGAAGATCAGCATCGATAAATCGCTGTGCGATCCCAATGAAGTCGAAATGCTGGAAGATCTGATTATGGCCGCCGTCAACGACGCCAAGGCCAAGACCGAAGCGATGGCCGCCGAACAAATGGCCTCGCTGACCGGCGGGCTAAAGCTGCCGCCGGGGTTGAAGCTGCCGTTCTAA
- a CDS encoding lipopolysaccharide biosynthesis protein, translating into MTAPRRLKRNALSNFAGLMTISLLPLLASILYVPLLGADRFGIVGAASFLLTFGISLDIGLGRAVTRRFAQAATQTAPGAPPQDYLATAHLLFLGLLLPFSAAVMLGADFLTRRWLVIPPALHDEAEHALWLLGPVIFLHGFRVMDLAALNGIERQGLSNFLQAGSLAVRLLLSLLVLLVIDRSILALLLTWLGAVLAEMLVIGLVTRHCLRRQGFPGGGWPRIALAGPLIRSARSDGTSTLVSITTNFADKLVLSRLLPIDLFGLYHIVSTLAAAPTRLTAPIAFAAFPRWIAQQADGDRDGFTSSYHAAAQIAGALILPTTIAGLLFAPRVLAALFPTVTVPPDLILAFRLLVIAGAASALNMLPYMAQLALGTTRVLFWQAILSGAVYLPLVLVATPIVGLFLPIGARLLLDVSSFALFLGVAARALLPGEMGRLLRDALAAPLLGAALPCLIGAYGLQGAPLTSLNFALAILTGGFAVVGALLATPAGRRQIRRLLKWRRG; encoded by the coding sequence ATGACCGCCCCCCGTCGCCTGAAGCGCAACGCGCTGTCGAACTTCGCCGGGCTAATGACCATTAGCCTGCTGCCGTTGCTCGCCAGCATTCTTTATGTGCCGCTGCTGGGGGCCGATCGCTTCGGCATCGTCGGGGCCGCCAGTTTTCTGCTGACGTTCGGCATTAGTCTCGATATCGGCCTTGGGCGTGCGGTTACGCGCCGCTTCGCCCAAGCCGCCACCCAGACCGCCCCCGGCGCCCCGCCGCAAGACTATCTGGCGACGGCGCATCTCCTGTTCCTGGGGCTGCTGCTGCCGTTTAGCGCTGCCGTGATGCTGGGGGCGGATTTTCTGACGCGCCGCTGGCTGGTCATCCCCCCCGCCCTGCACGACGAGGCCGAGCATGCCCTGTGGCTGCTGGGGCCAGTGATTTTTCTGCACGGCTTCCGCGTGATGGATCTCGCCGCCCTCAACGGGATTGAACGCCAGGGCCTCAGTAATTTTCTACAGGCCGGATCGCTGGCGGTCCGGCTGCTCCTCTCGCTGCTGGTTTTGCTCGTCATCGACCGAAGCATTCTGGCGCTCTTGCTCACCTGGCTGGGTGCCGTTCTAGCCGAAATGCTGGTGATCGGGCTGGTGACCCGGCATTGCCTGCGCCGCCAAGGGTTTCCCGGTGGCGGATGGCCCCGGATTGCACTGGCTGGCCCCTTGATCCGATCCGCCCGGAGTGATGGCACCTCTACCTTGGTTTCCATCACCACCAATTTTGCCGATAAACTGGTGCTAAGCCGGCTGCTGCCGATTGATCTGTTCGGCCTTTATCACATCGTCAGCACGCTAGCCGCCGCGCCGACCCGGCTGACGGCCCCCATTGCCTTTGCCGCCTTCCCGCGCTGGATCGCCCAACAGGCCGATGGCGACCGGGACGGGTTTACCAGCAGCTATCACGCCGCCGCCCAAATCGCTGGGGCCTTGATCCTGCCGACGACGATCGCGGGGCTGCTGTTCGCCCCGCGCGTCTTGGCCGCGCTTTTCCCGACCGTCACGGTGCCGCCCGATCTGATCCTGGCCTTTCGCCTGCTGGTGATCGCCGGGGCGGCCAGCGCGCTCAATATGCTGCCCTATATGGCCCAGCTTGCCTTGGGCACGACGCGGGTGCTGTTCTGGCAAGCCATTTTGTCCGGCGCGGTCTATCTACCGCTCGTGCTGGTCGCAACGCCGATAGTGGGGCTGTTCCTGCCGATTGGCGCCCGCCTACTGCTGGATGTTAGTAGCTTCGCCCTCTTCCTCGGCGTCGCCGCCCGCGCCCTCCTTCCTGGGGAGATGGGGCGGCTCCTGCGCGACGCCCTCGCCGCCCCACTGCTCGGCGCGGCGCTGCCCTGCCTGATTGGCGCCTATGGCCTTCAGGGGGCACCGCTGACCAGTCTGAACTTCGCCCTCGCGATTCTCACGGGCGGTTTCGCCGTCGTGGGCGCCCTCCTCGCCACCCCCGCCGGGCGCCGCCAGATACGGCGCCTGCTAAAATGGCGACGGGGATAG